A stretch of Polypterus senegalus isolate Bchr_013 chromosome 5, ASM1683550v1, whole genome shotgun sequence DNA encodes these proteins:
- the foxh1 gene encoding forkhead box protein H1 isoform X1 produces the protein MVFGVQHPLVPAVCLQEHYPLPTPPLQITHTPPRPTLACISMTKHWGSTIFLGQPVFAYLPSASPCFSPIPADLHRDCTEPLQSETPKSTQDYPRASSVTNSALRNSFASNPSLPWSTISSPWPMDLRTEKKAVTAGSPIERLKLELEQKSMEEKLNEFESDSLNLGPQGQLADQDGEKNSDLKKGKKNYKRYPKPPYSYLAMIAMVIQNSPEKKLTLSQIFKEISTLFPFFKGKYKGWRDSVRHNLSCYDCFVKVLKDPNRPQGKGNFWAVDVTRVPPDLLKRQNTAISRQEEAIFVEDLSPYILHEQSCQEEQQQQQRELPVVPVANNRIDANEMYRPKLDSSFAIDSLLHTFKPATNSLDQPSKAYGSKLEARPFVNELPLPDPYMRQPSALSCSTESRSTSGSTVSPASSSSSENDSSWQSGRLASKRSREMMGGDDGSDSDAYDDCATPMKSSRRCSAPWELPTSYAKYAPPNAVAPPSMRFSNNPLLQLGGLPFYNIRPPQTAYMGPGYWSLLPPSTGPLQAYRHRPPHLFMDLDNLLQSVPPNKSVFDVLVPEPPVSQVGQYNAPAAQHAGTLSRYTPF, from the exons CATCCCCTGGTGCCAGCAGTCTGCCTACAGGAGCACTACCCCCTACCCACCCCCCCTCTCCAAATTACACACACCCCTCCGAGACCAACTTTGGCCTGCATCAGCATGACAAAACACTGGGGGTCCACCATTTTTCTAGGGCAGCCGGTTTTCGCCTACCTGCCCTCGGCTTCCCCTTGCTTCAGTCCAATCCCCGCCGACCTTCACCGAGACTGCACCGAGCCGCTCCAGTCAGAGACACCAAAGTCCACGCAGGACTACCCGCGAGCCTCGTCTGTCACCAACTCTGCTCTGCGCAACAGTTTTGCCTCTAACCCATCGTTGCCGTGGAGCACCATTAGTAGCCCATGGCCGATGGACCTACGCACAGAGAAGAAAGCGGTCACAGCCGGATCACCCATCGAGAGGTTAAAGCTGGAGCTGGAGCAGAAGTCGATGGAGGAAAAACTGAACGAGTTTGAGTCCGACTCCCTGAACCTCGGGCCGCAGGGTCAGCTTGCCGACCAGGACGGTGAGAAGAACTCCGATCTTAAGAAAGGGAAGAAAAACTACAAGCGTTACCCCAAGCCACCCTACTCCTACTTGGCCATGATCGCGATGGTCATCCAGAACTCGCCAGAGAAGAAGCTGACCTTGTCTCAG ATCTTCAAAGAGATCAGCACGCTGTTCCCTTTCTTCAAAGGCAAATACAAGGGCTGGAGGGATTCGGTTCGTCACAACCTGTCTTGCTACGACTGCTTTGTTAAG GTTTTGAAGGATCCAAACAGGCCACAAGGGAAAGGAAACTTCTGGGCTGTTGATGTGACAAGAGTGCCGCCAGATCTTCTAAAGAGGCAGAATACTGCAATATCACGGCAGGAAGAGGCCATCTTTGTTGAGGACCTATCCCCTTATATTCTGCATGAACAGTCTTGCcaggaggagcagcagcagcagcagcgtgagctgcctgttgtgccagttGCCAATAATCGGATTGATGCCAATGAAATGTATCGACCAAAGCTGGACTCCTCTTTTGCCATTGACTCTCTTTTGCACACATTCAAGCCTGCCACAAATAGTTTGGACCAGCCTTCAAAGGCTTATGGCAGTAAGTTGGAGGCAAGGCCCTTTGTTAACGAGCTGCCTCTCCCGGATCCCTACATGAGACAACCTTCTGCCCTCAGCTGTTCAACAGAATCCCGGAGCACTTCTGGCAGTACAGTCAGCcctgcttcctcttcatcctCCGAGAATGACTCCAGCTGGCAGAGTGGTCGACTGGCTTCAAAGAGATCCAGGGAGATGATGGGTGGGGATGATGGGTCAGATTCTGATGCCTACGATGACTGTGCCACCCCCATGAAATCCTCAAGGAGATGCTCTGCTCCCTGGGAACTGCCTACCTCCTATGCAAAATATGCCCCGCCAAATGCGGTGGCACCTCCAAGTATGCGCTTTTCCAACAACCCACTTCTGCAACTGGGAGGTCTCCCATTCTACAACATCCGGCCTCCCCAGACTGCATATATGGGCCCTGGATACTGGTCCCTTTTGCCTCCGTCAACTGGACCTTTGCAAGCCTATCGTCACCGCCCACCTCATCTCTTCATGGACCTAGACAACCTCTTGCAGTCTGTGCCACCAAATAAGAGTGTATTCGACGTGCTGGTACCAGAGCCTCCCGTTTCCCAAGTTGGCCAGTATAATGCTCCAGCTGCACAGCATGCTGGGACACTTTCTAGGTATACCCCATTCTGA
- the foxh1 gene encoding forkhead box protein H1 isoform X2 gives MTKHWGSTIFLGQPVFAYLPSASPCFSPIPADLHRDCTEPLQSETPKSTQDYPRASSVTNSALRNSFASNPSLPWSTISSPWPMDLRTEKKAVTAGSPIERLKLELEQKSMEEKLNEFESDSLNLGPQGQLADQDGEKNSDLKKGKKNYKRYPKPPYSYLAMIAMVIQNSPEKKLTLSQIFKEISTLFPFFKGKYKGWRDSVRHNLSCYDCFVKVLKDPNRPQGKGNFWAVDVTRVPPDLLKRQNTAISRQEEAIFVEDLSPYILHEQSCQEEQQQQQRELPVVPVANNRIDANEMYRPKLDSSFAIDSLLHTFKPATNSLDQPSKAYGSKLEARPFVNELPLPDPYMRQPSALSCSTESRSTSGSTVSPASSSSSENDSSWQSGRLASKRSREMMGGDDGSDSDAYDDCATPMKSSRRCSAPWELPTSYAKYAPPNAVAPPSMRFSNNPLLQLGGLPFYNIRPPQTAYMGPGYWSLLPPSTGPLQAYRHRPPHLFMDLDNLLQSVPPNKSVFDVLVPEPPVSQVGQYNAPAAQHAGTLSRYTPF, from the exons ATGACAAAACACTGGGGGTCCACCATTTTTCTAGGGCAGCCGGTTTTCGCCTACCTGCCCTCGGCTTCCCCTTGCTTCAGTCCAATCCCCGCCGACCTTCACCGAGACTGCACCGAGCCGCTCCAGTCAGAGACACCAAAGTCCACGCAGGACTACCCGCGAGCCTCGTCTGTCACCAACTCTGCTCTGCGCAACAGTTTTGCCTCTAACCCATCGTTGCCGTGGAGCACCATTAGTAGCCCATGGCCGATGGACCTACGCACAGAGAAGAAAGCGGTCACAGCCGGATCACCCATCGAGAGGTTAAAGCTGGAGCTGGAGCAGAAGTCGATGGAGGAAAAACTGAACGAGTTTGAGTCCGACTCCCTGAACCTCGGGCCGCAGGGTCAGCTTGCCGACCAGGACGGTGAGAAGAACTCCGATCTTAAGAAAGGGAAGAAAAACTACAAGCGTTACCCCAAGCCACCCTACTCCTACTTGGCCATGATCGCGATGGTCATCCAGAACTCGCCAGAGAAGAAGCTGACCTTGTCTCAG ATCTTCAAAGAGATCAGCACGCTGTTCCCTTTCTTCAAAGGCAAATACAAGGGCTGGAGGGATTCGGTTCGTCACAACCTGTCTTGCTACGACTGCTTTGTTAAG GTTTTGAAGGATCCAAACAGGCCACAAGGGAAAGGAAACTTCTGGGCTGTTGATGTGACAAGAGTGCCGCCAGATCTTCTAAAGAGGCAGAATACTGCAATATCACGGCAGGAAGAGGCCATCTTTGTTGAGGACCTATCCCCTTATATTCTGCATGAACAGTCTTGCcaggaggagcagcagcagcagcagcgtgagctgcctgttgtgccagttGCCAATAATCGGATTGATGCCAATGAAATGTATCGACCAAAGCTGGACTCCTCTTTTGCCATTGACTCTCTTTTGCACACATTCAAGCCTGCCACAAATAGTTTGGACCAGCCTTCAAAGGCTTATGGCAGTAAGTTGGAGGCAAGGCCCTTTGTTAACGAGCTGCCTCTCCCGGATCCCTACATGAGACAACCTTCTGCCCTCAGCTGTTCAACAGAATCCCGGAGCACTTCTGGCAGTACAGTCAGCcctgcttcctcttcatcctCCGAGAATGACTCCAGCTGGCAGAGTGGTCGACTGGCTTCAAAGAGATCCAGGGAGATGATGGGTGGGGATGATGGGTCAGATTCTGATGCCTACGATGACTGTGCCACCCCCATGAAATCCTCAAGGAGATGCTCTGCTCCCTGGGAACTGCCTACCTCCTATGCAAAATATGCCCCGCCAAATGCGGTGGCACCTCCAAGTATGCGCTTTTCCAACAACCCACTTCTGCAACTGGGAGGTCTCCCATTCTACAACATCCGGCCTCCCCAGACTGCATATATGGGCCCTGGATACTGGTCCCTTTTGCCTCCGTCAACTGGACCTTTGCAAGCCTATCGTCACCGCCCACCTCATCTCTTCATGGACCTAGACAACCTCTTGCAGTCTGTGCCACCAAATAAGAGTGTATTCGACGTGCTGGTACCAGAGCCTCCCGTTTCCCAAGTTGGCCAGTATAATGCTCCAGCTGCACAGCATGCTGGGACACTTTCTAGGTATACCCCATTCTGA